Proteins encoded in a region of the Bacteroidales bacterium genome:
- a CDS encoding T9SS type A sorting domain-containing protein, translated as MKKLLLSFLLCFPLLVTELYAQMEIVGSSEYGRIFDINYDPLVENKLYAVTLGNHILQSTDNGVTWQILYSYPETNVSIKSLRMLPGNQASFYITYGEVDKIIILDLASLEVLREYVLPKPADSEKEWISAYSLWKNNPDTAMVLQGFKIGFANFAKVYYTTDGGKTWDEIYYNVDYNEVFPNNVAISASDPQKLFIMRGMGPTDVDGGLFVSNDAGATWNEMLQGNALFAISFNPANPDEVLLGTFIQNEDQDENLYRSTDGGDTWNIIPVNWTDQIQDNINAIVYNPLDPNNIIILEENEMVITHDNFATHEIFVYPDFDTYTYYYGLTASFNPFNVNEVFVNGDYYPFFSTNGGETLTRVLNPYFVTTGNVDISDTDEAHLYYSVQYGYVHRDLSTGIDTPYGVMPLDYMTISGTSPVIADPLLAGRVYTYQSSFMGNDLKVSNDHGNTTFPVLNGFSPTLHTVVSDPANPDIIWASLSYYGETPEVYKIDFTDQSNVQSVLITLPYQDMVTGIYIDRANSLNITMAVGTKVFKSADGGNTWVESTGLDELVAYQDLIMKLANNPINEQQLTIATNKGIFTSMDAGATWTKILDGLFHNVVHSTDVDGHIVAVTNVSQISESSFAFTNDNGLTWAQVSNAGLMYLQATTSAVKFDGQMADIYLGTDDIGLVKYTVDINTVGTTNVPVTNEISVYPNPTTKNLTISGIEIGTPVAIFDLSGRLLMTINNQPLLDLSDLETGAYILKSTGQNGKSVHAKFIKR; from the coding sequence ATGAAAAAATTACTACTTAGCTTCTTGTTATGTTTTCCACTTTTGGTGACTGAACTTTATGCCCAAATGGAAATCGTTGGTTCTTCTGAATACGGGAGGATTTTCGACATCAATTATGATCCCCTCGTAGAAAATAAACTTTACGCTGTAACGCTTGGTAATCATATTCTGCAATCAACCGATAATGGAGTTACCTGGCAAATTCTCTATTCATATCCTGAAACAAATGTTTCAATAAAGTCGCTTCGCATGCTACCCGGTAACCAGGCCAGCTTCTATATTACGTATGGCGAAGTCGATAAAATAATTATTCTCGATCTTGCTTCACTGGAAGTATTAAGGGAATACGTGTTACCCAAACCTGCTGATTCAGAGAAAGAATGGATTTCAGCCTACAGCCTGTGGAAGAATAATCCTGATACCGCCATGGTTTTGCAGGGCTTTAAAATTGGCTTTGCCAATTTTGCTAAAGTCTATTACACAACTGATGGTGGTAAAACCTGGGATGAAATTTATTACAATGTCGATTACAACGAAGTCTTTCCAAATAATGTTGCCATAAGTGCTTCTGATCCTCAGAAATTATTCATTATGAGAGGAATGGGACCAACTGATGTGGATGGAGGACTGTTTGTGTCAAACGATGCCGGTGCAACCTGGAACGAGATGCTTCAGGGAAATGCACTCTTTGCCATTTCATTCAATCCTGCTAATCCTGATGAAGTGCTCCTTGGTACTTTTATCCAGAACGAGGATCAGGATGAAAACCTTTACAGGTCAACTGACGGTGGCGATACATGGAATATTATCCCTGTAAACTGGACCGACCAGATTCAGGACAATATCAATGCGATCGTTTACAATCCCCTCGATCCCAATAATATTATCATTCTTGAAGAGAATGAAATGGTTATTACCCATGACAATTTTGCCACTCATGAAATATTCGTTTATCCTGATTTTGATACTTACACTTACTATTATGGCTTAACAGCTTCTTTTAACCCATTCAATGTAAATGAAGTATTCGTAAATGGGGACTATTACCCATTCTTTTCAACAAACGGTGGTGAAACCCTCACAAGGGTACTTAACCCTTATTTTGTAACAACAGGCAATGTTGATATTTCTGATACTGACGAAGCCCATCTTTATTACAGTGTTCAATACGGATATGTACACCGTGACCTTTCAACAGGTATTGACACCCCTTACGGAGTTATGCCTCTTGATTATATGACAATCTCCGGAACTTCACCGGTTATTGCTGATCCCCTGCTTGCCGGAAGGGTTTATACCTACCAGTCATCTTTTATGGGAAACGACCTGAAGGTAAGTAACGATCACGGAAATACCACTTTTCCGGTACTTAACGGATTTAGTCCCACCCTTCATACAGTTGTCAGTGATCCTGCAAATCCTGATATTATCTGGGCCTCGCTTTCGTATTATGGTGAAACTCCTGAAGTTTATAAAATTGATTTTACCGATCAGTCAAACGTTCAGAGTGTGTTGATTACCCTGCCGTACCAGGATATGGTGACAGGTATTTACATTGACCGGGCCAATTCACTGAATATTACAATGGCTGTCGGAACAAAGGTGTTTAAATCAGCCGATGGTGGTAATACCTGGGTTGAATCAACCGGATTAGATGAATTGGTTGCTTACCAGGATCTTATTATGAAGTTGGCAAATAACCCAATTAATGAACAGCAGTTAACTATCGCTACCAATAAAGGCATTTTTACATCAATGGATGCCGGTGCAACATGGACAAAAATATTGGACGGCCTTTTCCACAATGTAGTCCACTCAACTGATGTTGATGGTCATATTGTTGCTGTCACCAATGTTTCACAAATTTCGGAATCTTCTTTTGCCTTTACCAATGACAACGGGCTAACCTGGGCACAGGTTTCAAACGCTGGCCTCATGTATTTGCAGGCTACCACTTCGGCAGTGAAATTTGACGGACAAATGGCTGATATCTATCTGGGAACCGACGATATCGGACTGGTTAAGTACACCGTCGATATTAATACAGTTGGAACAACCAATGTGCCTGTTACCAACGAAATCAGCGTTTATCCGAACCCAACAACAAAAAACCTGACAATTTCAGGAATTGAAATTGGTACTCCTGTGGCGATATTCGACTTATCGGGCCGCTTACTGATGACAATCAACAATCAGCCGCTGCTTGATCTGTCTGATTTAGAAACCGGAGCATACATACTTAAATCAACCGGCCAGAACGGTAAAAGTGTTCATGCTAAATTCATTAAGAGATAG
- a CDS encoding PQQ-dependent sugar dehydrogenase — MEIHRLSKSILPHKPFNLLLIVLPAFLLIACNKRLESQNNDNNQDKDTTVIARGLEVPWEILWGPDNCIWMTERTGRISRVNPETKKITVLLEINVTNQGESGLLGMALHPDFQSNPYVYVSYNYTSGMAIRERLVRYNYANDKLTQPVTLIDNIPGNTYHDGSRLLFGPDGKLYMTMGDGGEMPRAQDLNSLNGKILRINDDGSIPTDNPFTGSYVYALGSRNAQGLDFSPSGILYSSEHGPESDDEINIIERGRNYGWPDVKGKCDTPEETAFCQSKNVREPIYAYTPTLALAGIAYYNSDKFPDWKNSLIVTSLKAGRLIIHHLSADGMSVTKTTTIYDGDYGRLRDVCVSKDGRVFISTSNKDGRGDPKTGDDKIIEIHRING; from the coding sequence ATGGAAATCCACCGTCTGTCAAAATCTATCCTTCCGCATAAGCCTTTCAATCTGCTGCTGATTGTTTTGCCTGCTTTTTTGTTAATAGCATGCAATAAACGGCTTGAGAGCCAGAATAATGACAATAACCAGGATAAGGATACCACTGTAATAGCCAGGGGACTGGAAGTGCCATGGGAGATTTTGTGGGGGCCTGATAATTGCATTTGGATGACTGAGCGTACCGGCAGAATCAGCAGGGTAAATCCTGAAACGAAGAAAATAACCGTTTTACTTGAGATAAACGTCACCAACCAGGGTGAATCGGGGTTGCTGGGTATGGCACTGCACCCCGATTTTCAGTCAAATCCTTATGTGTACGTGAGTTACAACTACACATCGGGTATGGCAATCAGGGAAAGGCTGGTGCGGTATAATTATGCCAATGACAAGTTGACCCAGCCTGTGACGCTGATTGACAATATACCGGGCAATACTTACCATGATGGCTCGCGGTTGCTGTTTGGTCCTGACGGGAAGTTGTATATGACGATGGGTGACGGTGGTGAGATGCCCCGGGCTCAGGATTTGAATTCGCTGAACGGTAAGATTTTGCGGATAAATGATGATGGAAGTATTCCGACCGATAATCCGTTTACCGGAAGTTATGTTTATGCCCTGGGATCGAGGAATGCACAGGGGTTGGACTTTTCGCCTTCAGGGATATTGTATTCTTCAGAGCATGGGCCTGAATCAGACGATGAGATCAACATCATTGAAAGGGGCCGCAATTATGGCTGGCCTGATGTGAAAGGCAAATGTGACACCCCGGAAGAAACTGCATTTTGCCAGTCGAAGAATGTGCGTGAGCCCATTTACGCCTACACCCCTACCCTGGCATTGGCCGGAATTGCTTACTACAACAGCGATAAGTTCCCCGACTGGAAGAATTCACTGATTGTGACTTCGCTGAAAGCCGGCAGACTCATCATACACCACCTTTCGGCCGATGGGATGTCGGTTACCAAAACCACCACCATTTACGATGGCGACTATGGGAGATTGCGCGATGTATGTGTGTCAAAAGATGGCCGGGTATTCATTTCAACCTCCAACAAAGACGGCCGCGGTGACCCGAAAACAGGGGATGATAAGATTATTGAGATTCATCGGATTAATGGCTAA
- a CDS encoding OmpW family outer membrane protein has protein sequence MKARIIFVVLFFLSIASYAQSTLYKPFEVDLGLVFAFPTNNDLKLGAGAYIEPKYNVTDNISVGFKSEVVIISSREILIDGDVVEVSATGVTSFLLTGDYYFTTTTIRPFVGLGTGVYILGDIDYVSDAISTAHLGNRFGLAPRAGVVAGHFRLGLEYNIIPGVEKIKSKDYVGLKIGFEIGGGKK, from the coding sequence ATGAAAGCCAGGATAATTTTCGTAGTTCTATTCTTCCTATCTATTGCTTCCTATGCCCAAAGCACTCTTTACAAACCCTTTGAAGTCGACCTGGGACTGGTATTTGCCTTTCCCACCAACAACGACCTCAAACTCGGGGCTGGTGCTTATATTGAGCCCAAATACAATGTAACCGACAATATTTCGGTGGGCTTTAAATCGGAGGTGGTGATTATTTCCTCCCGCGAAATACTCATTGATGGCGATGTGGTTGAAGTCAGCGCCACAGGGGTAACCAGCTTTCTGCTCACAGGCGATTATTACTTCACCACCACAACCATCCGCCCGTTTGTTGGGCTTGGTACCGGTGTTTATATCCTGGGCGATATAGATTATGTGAGTGATGCCATTTCAACCGCCCACCTCGGCAACCGGTTCGGCCTGGCACCAAGGGCAGGAGTGGTGGCCGGCCACTTCAGGCTGGGCCTTGAATACAACATCATCCCCGGTGTCGAAAAAATCAAATCCAAAGATTATGTAGGATTAAAAATCGGATTTGAAATAGGGGGAGGGAAGAAGTAG